From Halobacillus sp. Marseille-Q1614, the proteins below share one genomic window:
- a CDS encoding L-fucose/L-arabinose isomerase family protein — MSVLYVPIGRKTFDLEAGEIQRQKSSEMLEALGVEVIEPSGILTSPEELNEFLNSIKKQDIMTTIYQSVTFADGEFVEALINKVEAPVIVWSIREPSINGRLRLNSLTGGNSTSHVLKCANHPFSFLFGNPEEAQIRSRLVKYLKVQKVIHELKQFKIGVIGEHPPGFFFSGTDEELLHKQLGVEVKNVDLMKAFEESKKLTKEEWEHTADRAEQQVIGLNRNDKTVQRFAQFTSYVESVIEREQLTGLAIRCWPEFFNELGAAACSTLSQFTEDGIVSSCESDIHGSVSMFILQQLSGGKAPYLGDMVHVNEASNSVVFWHCGAGAYSLAHPEQGARPGVHPNRKLGFTMEFGLKPGQVTMFRVGYTPDGYRLLVMRGNALDTPQRFNGTSVEVQLEAEINDTLYSLMEEGFEPHYALVYEDIAEELVELGRQLGLETVVYTKG; from the coding sequence ATGAGTGTATTGTATGTGCCAATCGGAAGGAAGACTTTTGATTTAGAAGCAGGAGAGATACAAAGACAGAAAAGCTCAGAAATGCTGGAAGCCCTTGGTGTAGAAGTTATTGAACCGAGCGGAATACTAACTTCTCCAGAAGAGTTGAATGAATTCTTAAATTCTATTAAAAAACAAGATATTATGACGACGATTTATCAAAGTGTCACTTTTGCCGATGGGGAATTTGTAGAAGCTTTAATTAATAAAGTTGAAGCTCCTGTTATCGTTTGGTCGATTCGCGAGCCAAGCATAAACGGTCGTCTCCGGCTCAACTCATTGACTGGAGGAAACAGTACGAGTCATGTATTAAAATGTGCAAACCATCCTTTTTCTTTCTTGTTTGGTAATCCAGAAGAAGCACAAATTCGCAGCCGGCTTGTTAAATACCTTAAAGTTCAGAAGGTTATTCATGAATTAAAGCAATTTAAGATTGGAGTGATTGGAGAGCATCCCCCAGGTTTCTTTTTCTCTGGTACAGATGAAGAACTTCTACACAAGCAGCTAGGCGTTGAGGTTAAAAACGTTGATTTAATGAAAGCATTTGAAGAATCTAAGAAACTTACCAAGGAAGAGTGGGAACATACTGCAGATAGAGCAGAACAACAGGTGATCGGATTGAATCGTAATGATAAAACGGTCCAGCGATTTGCTCAGTTTACGAGTTATGTAGAATCCGTTATTGAGAGGGAGCAGCTAACGGGGCTAGCTATTCGCTGCTGGCCAGAGTTTTTTAACGAACTAGGAGCCGCGGCTTGTTCAACACTGTCCCAGTTTACCGAAGATGGAATTGTATCCTCTTGTGAGTCCGATATCCATGGCTCTGTATCTATGTTTATTCTGCAGCAATTAAGTGGTGGAAAAGCTCCTTATCTTGGTGACATGGTTCATGTAAATGAAGCAAGTAATTCTGTTGTGTTTTGGCATTGTGGCGCGGGTGCCTATTCCCTTGCACATCCTGAACAAGGAGCCAGGCCGGGAGTCCATCCTAATCGAAAGCTTGGTTTCACGATGGAATTCGGATTAAAACCAGGACAAGTGACCATGTTTCGTGTCGGATATACACCGGATGGATACCGTCTGTTAGTTATGCGAGGAAATGCTTTAGATACGCCACAGCGATTTAACGGCACTTCGGTTGAGGTGCAGCTGGAAGCGGAAATCAACGATACTTTATACAGCTTAATGGAAGAAGGATTTGAACCTCATTATGCTCTAGTATATGAGGATATTGCTGAAGAACTGGTTGAACTCGGACGTCAGCTTGGCTTGGAAACGGTGGTTTATACGAAAGGTTGA
- a CDS encoding diphosphate--fructose-6-phosphate 1-phosphotransferase, whose product MRKVAIGQAGGPTAVLNATLSGCVESIKGSCEITFIESGYEGLVEENFIPGDPAMLNWVIANRNIPGACLRSGRYTFDEQAIQRAVQNLKKHQIDTLVFLGGNGTMEALFKVKQESKHQGYDLQVIGLPKTVDNDLGATDHAPGFASAAKYIAQTTRDMSRDLYSMKNFEQIRVLETMGRNAGWLAAASGILKKHKEEGPHFVAIPEKPLDRDQLLVSVQDAVHAHGYAIIVVSEGVQWKKGAQIELNQVNGRSILGGISKQVGDFLSQQLNVTTRAELLGMNQRSAASSVSEVDAYEAYQVGCIGGHFIKEGYDECMVSIERKPADYYTINIKPVKLENVIAEEERLMPISFIDNREAYYQWLSPLLGGVHSYPPITQRRVEYSEF is encoded by the coding sequence ATGAGAAAAGTAGCGATTGGGCAAGCCGGCGGACCGACGGCTGTTCTAAATGCAACACTTTCTGGCTGTGTAGAGAGTATAAAAGGATCCTGTGAAATTACCTTTATTGAAAGTGGCTATGAAGGGCTTGTAGAAGAGAACTTTATACCTGGTGATCCTGCTATGCTGAATTGGGTAATTGCCAATCGAAATATCCCAGGAGCTTGTTTAAGATCCGGTCGATATACATTTGATGAACAAGCCATTCAAAGAGCAGTACAAAATCTAAAAAAACATCAAATTGATACTCTCGTGTTTCTAGGTGGAAACGGAACAATGGAAGCTTTGTTTAAAGTGAAACAAGAATCCAAACATCAGGGGTACGACCTTCAAGTTATTGGGCTGCCTAAAACAGTGGATAACGATTTGGGAGCTACAGATCATGCCCCTGGGTTTGCCAGTGCCGCTAAATATATCGCCCAAACGACGAGAGATATGAGCCGTGATTTATACTCTATGAAGAACTTCGAACAAATTCGCGTTCTTGAGACGATGGGGCGAAATGCTGGCTGGTTGGCAGCCGCCTCAGGAATTCTGAAAAAACATAAGGAAGAAGGCCCTCATTTTGTTGCCATACCAGAGAAACCTCTTGACCGTGATCAGTTGCTTGTTTCAGTCCAAGATGCCGTACACGCTCACGGCTATGCCATTATAGTTGTAAGTGAAGGTGTACAGTGGAAAAAGGGAGCTCAAATAGAGCTTAATCAGGTTAACGGACGTTCAATTCTTGGAGGGATTTCTAAACAGGTGGGCGATTTTCTTTCCCAACAGCTAAATGTTACGACAAGAGCTGAATTACTAGGAATGAACCAGCGGTCAGCTGCCTCTAGTGTCTCAGAGGTAGATGCTTATGAAGCCTATCAGGTTGGCTGTATCGGCGGGCACTTTATAAAAGAAGGTTATGATGAGTGTATGGTTTCAATCGAGCGAAAACCTGCAGATTATTATACAATTAACATTAAGCCTGTAAAACTAGAAAACGTAATTGCAGAGGAAGAACGATTAATGCCTATCTCATTCATTGATAATCGAGAGGCCTATTATCAGTGGCTGTCTCCGTTGTTAGGGGGTGTCCATTCCTATCCTCCGATTACGCAAAGGAGAGTAGAATACAGTGAATTCTAA
- a CDS encoding GntR family transcriptional regulator produces MNSKVNPNKDLALYLQLKELFIERIQNGDWEPDKLIPTEQELMKEFDVSRTTIRQAVSILVQEGLVEKKQGRGTIVKPRKLSGNLTQLKGFAEEVLERGQNPRSRLIRAEFKENLHHEKTMLDIKDDQPILLIERIRFADDIPVALERTCWPKDIGDILIKHDLDEARYYEILENYNVYLNRASEKINAINATIDEADALGIRAGEALLEMTRLSYGVNDRPIEYTKTKYRNDQYHYSLELKR; encoded by the coding sequence GTGAATTCTAAAGTTAATCCAAATAAAGATTTAGCGTTATATTTGCAGCTAAAAGAACTATTTATTGAGCGTATTCAAAATGGAGACTGGGAACCCGACAAATTAATTCCTACAGAGCAAGAACTCATGAAGGAATTTGATGTGAGTCGTACTACCATTCGTCAAGCTGTTTCTATTTTAGTGCAAGAAGGATTGGTAGAAAAGAAACAAGGACGCGGTACCATTGTAAAACCTCGTAAATTAAGCGGGAACTTAACCCAATTGAAGGGCTTTGCTGAAGAAGTTTTAGAGCGGGGACAAAATCCCAGGAGCCGCTTAATACGTGCGGAGTTTAAGGAAAACCTTCACCATGAAAAAACAATGCTGGATATTAAAGATGACCAGCCGATTTTACTTATAGAAAGAATCCGGTTTGCTGATGATATCCCAGTTGCTCTTGAGAGAACCTGCTGGCCAAAAGATATCGGTGATATCTTGATAAAACATGATCTTGATGAAGCACGTTACTATGAGATCTTGGAAAATTACAATGTGTATTTAAATCGGGCAAGTGAAAAGATCAATGCAATAAATGCGACTATCGATGAAGCAGATGCTTTAGGTATTCGTGCAGGGGAAGCTTTATTAGAAATGACTAGACTAAGCTATGGAGTTAATGATCGGCCGATAGAATATACAAAAACGAAGTATCGTAATGATCAGTATCATTATAGTTTGGAGCTGAAACGTTAG
- a CDS encoding class II fructose-bisphosphate aldolase has protein sequence MAFIDGKTMLEQARTNGYGIGAFSAHNAETILAILEAAEEKQSPVMIQIGQKVIQTLGLKPMKDMLDSLAEDFTVPVCVHLDHSRQYEQTMKAIQLGFQSVMFDGSSLYFHENTKITKQVAAAARALGIGSEGEIGKIGGTEDDITVDEKDALITTTQEAVDFVNETEVDYLAVSIGTAHGIYRQTPNLRFERLEEISKAVQRPIVLHGGSDVPDEQVQRAISLGIAKINVDTELRQAYTQGLKSYMQEHPEDIVLANSLGAGRIKMKEKVKEKIDVFGSAGRANEFIAREKVVTL, from the coding sequence ATGGCATTTATTGATGGAAAGACAATGTTAGAGCAAGCTAGAACCAATGGGTATGGAATTGGAGCATTTAGTGCTCATAATGCTGAAACAATACTAGCTATTTTAGAAGCAGCCGAGGAAAAACAGTCACCAGTAATGATACAAATTGGTCAAAAGGTTATCCAAACATTAGGTTTAAAACCAATGAAAGATATGCTCGACAGCTTAGCTGAAGACTTTACTGTTCCTGTATGTGTCCACCTGGATCACAGTCGTCAATATGAACAAACAATGAAAGCTATCCAGTTAGGATTTCAATCTGTTATGTTCGATGGATCTTCTTTATACTTTCACGAGAATACAAAAATTACAAAACAGGTGGCAGCAGCTGCCCGTGCTTTAGGTATTGGATCTGAAGGTGAAATCGGGAAAATCGGTGGTACAGAAGACGATATCACGGTTGATGAAAAGGATGCCTTAATTACGACTACTCAGGAAGCGGTCGACTTTGTAAATGAAACCGAAGTCGATTATTTGGCTGTATCGATTGGGACAGCTCACGGAATTTATCGTCAAACACCAAACCTTCGTTTCGAACGCTTAGAAGAAATATCTAAAGCTGTTCAGCGTCCAATAGTTTTACATGGTGGATCAGATGTTCCGGATGAACAGGTACAGCGTGCCATCTCACTTGGAATTGCCAAGATTAATGTAGATACAGAGCTGCGTCAAGCTTATACGCAAGGCTTAAAGTCTTATATGCAGGAACATCCTGAAGATATTGTCCTTGCTAACTCTTTAGGAGCCGGGCGAATCAAGATGAAGGAAAAAGTGAAAGAGAAAATTGATGTTTTTGGCAGTGCAGGACGAGCAAATGAATTTATTGCGAGAGAAAAGGTCGTAACGTTATAA
- a CDS encoding aldehyde dehydrogenase family protein produces MSKTLTDYTFGLFIGGDWREKIQTDEVLNKYTQEAFAETAVTEKEDVAHAVKCAKAAFSSPFSMYERYEVLLRVAQLLKNNQEEFAKVIAKEVGKPISEARGEVGRSALTLEISAEEAKRIHGEEIPVEASPGSENRKAFTRRYPVGVVAAITPFNVPLNLVCHKIGPAIAAGNSVILKPAEQTPVSALLLTRLFEQAGLPKGRLNVLTGKGEEVGPWLTSNQDIAMFTFTGSPKVGQLIREQAGLRNVALELGNNSATIVHKDADINKSAQLVAQKSFNNAGQVCISVQRVYVHEDIYDQFLNRVKLETEQIKLGDPLDEETQMGPMIDEKEAIRIEEWVQEAADLGAQIETGGVREGVFYHPTILTHVNPDMKVCRQEVFGPVIAIDTYKDENEVIAQVNDSEYGLQAGLFTNDLGFTMKAMDQIHVGGLMVNDTSGYRVDHMPYGGVKKSGTGKEGPRYAIEEMTEEKIIVINT; encoded by the coding sequence ATGAGTAAAACTCTTACAGACTACACTTTTGGATTATTTATTGGTGGTGATTGGCGTGAAAAAATTCAGACAGATGAGGTTTTAAATAAATATACCCAAGAAGCATTTGCAGAAACCGCTGTTACGGAAAAAGAGGATGTGGCACATGCAGTAAAATGTGCAAAAGCTGCTTTCTCCTCTCCTTTTTCCATGTATGAAAGGTATGAAGTGTTACTACGTGTCGCACAGCTGTTGAAAAATAATCAGGAGGAATTTGCAAAAGTAATTGCCAAAGAGGTTGGAAAACCCATTTCAGAAGCTCGGGGTGAAGTCGGCCGTTCTGCATTAACTCTAGAGATTTCAGCTGAAGAGGCAAAGCGAATTCATGGAGAGGAAATCCCAGTAGAAGCTTCTCCAGGATCAGAGAATCGAAAAGCTTTTACGAGACGTTACCCAGTTGGAGTTGTAGCAGCTATTACTCCTTTTAATGTTCCTCTTAACCTTGTATGCCATAAAATTGGACCTGCTATTGCCGCAGGAAACAGCGTAATTCTAAAGCCTGCTGAGCAAACACCGGTTTCTGCCCTATTATTAACACGTCTGTTTGAACAAGCAGGATTACCAAAGGGCCGTCTTAACGTCCTCACAGGAAAAGGAGAAGAAGTCGGTCCTTGGTTAACCTCAAACCAAGATATCGCTATGTTTACTTTTACAGGAAGCCCTAAAGTAGGTCAGCTTATAAGAGAGCAAGCAGGTTTACGAAATGTAGCTCTCGAACTTGGAAATAACTCGGCTACTATTGTCCATAAGGATGCTGATATAAATAAATCGGCACAACTTGTAGCTCAAAAAAGCTTCAATAATGCCGGGCAAGTTTGTATTTCTGTTCAGAGAGTTTATGTCCATGAAGATATTTATGATCAGTTCCTTAATAGAGTAAAACTTGAAACGGAACAGATTAAGTTGGGGGATCCTCTCGATGAGGAAACTCAAATGGGGCCAATGATTGATGAGAAAGAAGCTATACGTATTGAAGAATGGGTACAGGAAGCCGCAGACTTAGGGGCTCAAATAGAAACCGGGGGAGTTCGTGAAGGAGTCTTTTATCACCCAACCATCTTAACTCATGTAAACCCAGATATGAAGGTGTGTCGCCAAGAAGTATTCGGACCGGTGATAGCCATAGACACTTATAAAGATGAGAATGAGGTTATCGCTCAAGTAAATGATTCAGAATACGGGTTACAAGCAGGACTTTTTACAAATGACCTGGGTTTTACCATGAAGGCAATGGATCAAATCCATGTTGGTGGGTTAATGGTTAATGATACATCTGGATATAGAGTCGACCATATGCCATATGGCGGAGTGAAGAAGAGTGGTACTGGTAAAGAAGGACCGCGTTACGCCATTGAAGAAATGACAGAAGAGAAGATTATCGTCATTAACACTTAA
- a CDS encoding AEC family transporter, with translation MNLITILLPIFFVFGVGYLVQRIFRFDTATFSKLALYILVPFLVFRTFYQEQINFSYMFIAIYMVGLSLVIILLVTILSKIRKFTEKERCALVLACAFTNNGNYGTPLVLFLFGAAGMETAIVLMVLQQLLMSTLGVYYAAKGSDSADGVTEALRSIRRMPMVYGALGGIVFNIFNIPLGTIQEGVNLIADAAIPIIMITLGMQLANIKLDVLDVNKVSAALIIKLIVAPIIATFIVWGLPVDELVKQIMIIMAATPTAANTTMYAIQYQTDAHTVTSATLATTVVSLFTIPVVIYLVTT, from the coding sequence ATGAATTTAATAACGATACTATTGCCTATCTTTTTCGTATTTGGAGTCGGATATTTAGTACAGCGAATTTTCCGATTTGATACAGCGACTTTCTCTAAGCTTGCTTTATATATTCTCGTTCCTTTTCTTGTATTTAGGACATTTTATCAAGAACAAATCAATTTCTCCTATATGTTTATAGCTATCTATATGGTAGGGCTAAGCTTAGTCATTATTTTATTGGTAACTATACTCTCAAAGATTCGTAAATTCACGGAAAAAGAAAGATGTGCCCTTGTCCTCGCTTGTGCTTTTACGAACAATGGTAACTATGGCACACCGCTAGTTCTATTCTTGTTTGGCGCAGCTGGAATGGAAACAGCTATTGTGCTTATGGTCCTGCAGCAATTATTGATGAGTACGCTTGGTGTTTATTATGCCGCAAAAGGTAGTGATTCTGCTGATGGAGTAACAGAGGCTCTACGTTCTATACGGCGTATGCCTATGGTTTACGGTGCATTAGGCGGAATTGTATTTAATATTTTCAACATCCCGCTTGGAACGATTCAAGAAGGTGTCAATTTAATTGCTGATGCCGCTATTCCAATTATCATGATTACATTAGGAATGCAGCTGGCAAATATAAAGCTCGATGTACTAGATGTAAATAAGGTATCAGCTGCACTCATTATAAAACTAATAGTCGCACCAATTATAGCCACTTTTATTGTTTGGGGACTGCCGGTAGATGAATTAGTGAAACAAATTATGATTATTATGGCTGCTACTCCTACAGCCGCGAATACAACAATGTACGCAATTCAATATCAAACAGATGCCCATACGGTAACTAGTGCGACGCTAGCTACAACGGTAGTCAGTCTCTTTACAATCCCTGTGGTAATTTATTTAGTAACCACATGA
- a CDS encoding sensor histidine kinase, with product MMKGKFHFALITKIQVLIFTLIVSIIVFLSGIFTYWEFEQTEDVMGEKALQTATTISYMPSIQEAFKEENPSQKLQPIALKIQERVGAEFVVIGNTESIRYAHPDPSKIGEKMVGGDNVRALEKERYYISQAEGTLGPSLRGKAPIFNANQEVIGVVSVGFLMEDIYTAFFRRLEKITGISFFVLIVGGFGGYMLTRSIQRDTMGLEPYQIASLYQEREAVLSSVKEGIVAINKDGRVTMINASARNLLNLKGKVTEKEIHAIFPDLEVERVLHSGKEERDQEIFLKDRTVIVTRTPVFESGEVVGVVSSFRDKSEVREMVYALSEIRRYSEGLRSQTHEFANKMYVLLGLLQLKNYQEAIDLIESEFQVAQTQSNRLHQIKDETVEAILLGKISKASELKINFQVDEDASLGAIPERIHRSKLVTILGNLIDNAFEAVVNNQEKNVVFSATDVGEEIVLEVIDNGPGIPEEVLPYILDQGFSTKQGEQRGYGLANVREIVEEMGGDFEIDTEIRKGTTFSVFLNKS from the coding sequence ATGATGAAAGGTAAATTTCACTTTGCACTTATAACAAAAATTCAGGTTCTCATTTTCACTTTAATCGTTTCAATTATCGTTTTTCTGTCTGGGATTTTTACATATTGGGAGTTTGAACAAACGGAGGATGTGATGGGAGAAAAGGCGCTTCAGACGGCGACGACCATATCCTATATGCCCTCAATTCAGGAGGCTTTTAAAGAAGAAAATCCCTCACAGAAGCTTCAGCCGATTGCTTTAAAAATCCAGGAGCGGGTAGGGGCGGAGTTTGTCGTCATTGGGAATACGGAAAGCATTCGCTATGCGCACCCAGACCCTTCCAAAATTGGTGAGAAGATGGTCGGCGGCGATAATGTTCGGGCTCTAGAGAAGGAGAGATACTATATTTCCCAGGCTGAGGGGACACTTGGGCCTTCGCTGCGGGGCAAGGCTCCGATTTTTAACGCAAACCAGGAAGTGATCGGCGTTGTCTCGGTTGGGTTTTTAATGGAGGATATTTATACAGCATTTTTCCGGAGGCTGGAGAAAATTACGGGGATTTCCTTTTTCGTTTTGATCGTTGGAGGATTTGGTGGTTATATGCTGACAAGGAGTATTCAAAGAGACACGATGGGACTTGAGCCATATCAGATAGCTTCTTTATATCAGGAGCGTGAGGCGGTATTATCTTCTGTGAAAGAGGGGATTGTGGCGATAAATAAGGATGGCCGTGTAACGATGATCAACGCCTCTGCTCGGAATCTATTAAATCTTAAGGGAAAAGTTACCGAAAAAGAGATTCATGCTATTTTTCCTGATCTGGAAGTGGAACGTGTCCTTCACTCGGGAAAAGAAGAGCGGGATCAGGAGATTTTTTTAAAAGATCGAACGGTTATCGTTACACGAACTCCCGTCTTTGAAAGTGGGGAAGTCGTTGGTGTGGTTTCCAGCTTCCGTGATAAGTCAGAAGTTCGAGAGATGGTTTATGCTTTATCAGAGATTAGAAGATATTCCGAAGGTCTGCGCTCACAAACCCATGAATTTGCAAATAAAATGTATGTATTGCTTGGTCTTTTACAGTTGAAAAACTATCAGGAAGCGATAGATTTAATAGAGTCCGAGTTCCAAGTAGCTCAAACGCAGTCCAATAGGCTCCACCAAATCAAAGATGAAACAGTTGAAGCGATTTTACTAGGGAAAATCAGCAAAGCCTCAGAATTAAAAATAAATTTTCAAGTGGATGAAGATGCTTCATTGGGAGCTATTCCTGAGCGTATTCATCGGTCTAAGCTGGTAACTATTTTAGGGAATTTAATTGATAACGCCTTTGAAGCGGTCGTTAATAATCAAGAAAAGAACGTCGTTTTCTCGGCTACAGACGTCGGTGAAGAAATCGTATTGGAAGTAATCGATAATGGGCCGGGAATTCCAGAAGAAGTTTTACCTTATATCTTGGACCAAGGGTTCTCTACAAAACAGGGCGAACAGAGAGGATATGGCTTGGCTAACGTGCGTGAAATTGTCGAAGAAATGGGCGGAGATTTTGAAATTGATACAGAGATTAGGAAAGGCACTACATTTTCGGTATTTTTAAATAAATCATAA
- a CDS encoding response regulator — MIKVIVAEDDFRVAQLHEKFLKEIGNIEVSAKALNAEEALKAVSEHKPDLLLLDVYMPDRLGTDLLHELRELQPALDIIMITAANEKDMIAKALNYGVVDYIIKPISMNRFIETIEAYHQKKRLINSSDTLDQKVIDQLIGKETEDTESQGTSSVPKGIDQLTLKKVRDLLKQYATEGLTAEEASAHLGASKTTSRRYLEYLISTKEGTAEMRYGKVGRPERKYFYQL, encoded by the coding sequence ATGATTAAGGTTATCGTGGCGGAAGACGATTTTCGTGTCGCTCAATTACATGAGAAGTTTTTAAAAGAAATTGGCAATATCGAGGTATCAGCAAAAGCATTGAATGCTGAAGAGGCTCTGAAAGCAGTTAGTGAGCACAAACCGGACCTTTTATTATTAGATGTCTACATGCCTGATCGGCTGGGCACGGATTTGCTTCATGAATTAAGAGAGCTTCAGCCGGCCCTGGATATTATTATGATTACAGCGGCCAACGAAAAAGACATGATTGCCAAGGCACTCAATTATGGCGTGGTCGATTATATCATTAAACCCATCTCGATGAATCGGTTTATCGAAACGATCGAAGCTTATCATCAGAAAAAAAGGCTGATCAACAGCAGTGATACCCTTGACCAGAAAGTGATTGACCAATTAATTGGAAAAGAAACAGAAGATACGGAATCCCAGGGAACTTCTTCTGTTCCTAAAGGAATCGATCAGCTTACCTTGAAAAAAGTTCGAGATTTATTAAAACAATATGCTACAGAGGGGTTGACTGCAGAGGAAGCGAGTGCTCATTTAGGAGCTTCGAAAACTACATCAAGGCGATATTTGGAGTACTTAATCTCAACGAAGGAAGGGACGGCTGAAATGAGGTATGGAAAAGTAGGCCGACCGGAAAGAAAATATTTTTACCAGCTCTAA
- a CDS encoding tripartite tricarboxylate transporter substrate binding protein: MKRLFLSGLFLLFFMSACSDQQASSDNGEFVPQRSIELVAPSGAGGGWDTTARSVAMVMEEEGMIDQDIGVINKPGGGGAVGWAYIDSKKENPHHLFIGSPPLIFIPLNGQSQLGYEDFTPLANMIADYAAFAVSADAKWDNLNELFDDMKKDPSQITVVGTSSPGSMDHMQFVKIAKEAGVDITKIKYVSSQDGGSLTQILNGNADVLSTGVAETVEQVRAGKIKVLGITAEERLEGETLSDFATAKEQGIDATFVNWRGFFGPGNMTESQVKYYEEAFKEVSDSEAFKEIREKYGWEEMYLTSEEYKGFLEEQNKELGSLLDEMGLGE, translated from the coding sequence ATGAAACGATTATTTCTCTCTGGACTTTTTTTATTGTTTTTTATGTCTGCCTGTTCGGATCAGCAAGCAAGCTCAGACAACGGTGAATTTGTGCCTCAGCGGTCTATTGAGTTAGTAGCACCAAGTGGGGCTGGAGGCGGCTGGGATACGACGGCTCGAAGCGTAGCGATGGTTATGGAGGAAGAAGGCATGATTGATCAGGATATTGGCGTGATTAATAAACCAGGCGGAGGCGGAGCCGTAGGGTGGGCTTATATTGATAGCAAAAAAGAAAATCCGCACCACTTGTTTATCGGCTCCCCGCCTTTAATTTTCATTCCGTTAAATGGTCAATCACAGCTAGGGTATGAGGATTTTACTCCATTAGCAAATATGATTGCCGATTATGCGGCTTTCGCTGTTTCGGCTGATGCCAAATGGGACAATCTTAATGAACTTTTTGACGATATGAAAAAAGACCCTTCCCAGATCACAGTGGTGGGAACATCTTCCCCAGGATCGATGGACCATATGCAATTTGTAAAGATCGCCAAGGAAGCTGGCGTTGATATCACAAAGATTAAATATGTGTCTTCTCAAGATGGAGGATCATTAACACAAATTTTAAACGGAAATGCTGATGTTCTTTCAACTGGTGTTGCAGAAACGGTAGAACAAGTCCGAGCCGGAAAAATCAAAGTGCTTGGGATTACAGCAGAGGAACGTTTGGAAGGTGAGACTTTATCTGACTTTGCAACAGCGAAAGAGCAAGGAATAGATGCGACCTTTGTGAACTGGAGGGGCTTTTTTGGACCCGGAAATATGACAGAATCACAAGTTAAATACTATGAGGAAGCTTTTAAAGAGGTGAGTGATTCAGAAGCATTCAAAGAAATTCGTGAAAAGTATGGCTGGGAAGAGATGTACTTGACCAGCGAAGAGTACAAAGGGTTTTTGGAAGAACAGAATAAAGAGTTGGGAAGTTTGCTTGATGAAATGGGACTAGGGGAGTAA
- a CDS encoding tripartite tricarboxylate transporter TctB family protein, which yields MIKTMNQKLSIGLAVFSIGYLYLSFNLREYPYVPVDSDLVPKILGFLLLGLAFFLYFDKSAETEEQKAKRVVPKKEIMVMLGVAGMILVYIFFFEILGFLIITTLFIFACSTFLGYRRWLTNCIVSIVFPGSLYYLFNYLLQIKLPQGILPF from the coding sequence ATGATAAAGACAATGAATCAAAAACTGAGTATAGGACTGGCTGTATTTTCCATTGGTTATTTATATTTAAGCTTCAACTTAAGAGAGTATCCATATGTGCCGGTTGACTCTGACTTAGTGCCTAAGATATTGGGGTTTTTACTTTTAGGCTTAGCTTTCTTTCTGTATTTTGATAAATCCGCAGAAACAGAGGAGCAAAAAGCTAAGAGAGTTGTACCCAAAAAAGAAATTATGGTGATGCTTGGGGTAGCAGGCATGATCTTGGTTTATATTTTCTTTTTTGAAATATTGGGTTTTCTTATTATAACAACACTATTTATTTTTGCTTGTTCTACGTTTCTTGGCTATCGCCGATGGTTAACAAATTGTATTGTATCGATTGTTTTTCCAGGGTCTCTATATTACCTCTTTAATTATTTGCTGCAAATCAAGCTGCCACAAGGAATACTACCATTTTAA